A DNA window from Jaculus jaculus isolate mJacJac1 chromosome 1, mJacJac1.mat.Y.cur, whole genome shotgun sequence contains the following coding sequences:
- the Dnajb5 gene encoding dnaJ homolog subfamily B member 5 isoform X1, translating into MFKRTVLSCPPPAEPPLQARGAFRSFPHFWGEDFLASLMFKIQLEPLKLRAWTLNGFVKFRNKEPSTGPVAVMGKDYYKILGIPSGANEDEIKKAYRKMALKYHPDKNKEPNAEEKFKEIAEAYDVLSDPKKRSLYDQYGEEGLKTGGGSSGGSSGSFHYTFHGDPHATFASFFGGSNPFDIFFASSRSTRPFSGFDPDDMDVDEDEDPFGAFGRFGFNGLSRGPRRAPEPLYPRRKVQDPPVVHELRVSLEEIYHGSTKRMKITRRRLNPDGRTVRTEDKILHIVIKRGWKEGTKITFPKEGDATPDNIPADIVFVLKDKPHAHFRRDGTNVLYSALISLKEALCGCTVNIPTIDGRVIPLPCNDVIKPGTVKRLRGEGLPFPKVPTQRGDLIVEFKVRFPDRLTPQTRQILKQHLPCS; encoded by the exons ATGTTTAAGCGCACAGTGCTCTCCTGCCCACCCCCAGCAGAACCCCCACTACAGGCTCGAGGAGCTTTCCGGAGCTTCCCACACTTCTGGGGAGAAGACTTCTTAGCCAGCTTGATGTTTAAAATTCAGCTGGAGCCCTTAAAACTTCGAGCGTGGACGCTGAATGGGTTTGTAAAGTTTCG AAACAAGGAGCCCAGCACCGGTCCAGTGGCTGTAATGGGAAAAGATTATTACAAGATTCTTGGAATCCCGTCAGGGGCCAATGAGGATGAGATCAAGAAAGCCTATCGGAAGATGGCTCTGAAGTACCACCCAGACAAGAACAAAGAACCCAATGCAGAGGAGAAGTTTAAGGAGATTGCAGAGGCCTATGACGTGCTGAGTGACCCTAAGAAACGGAGTCTGTATGACCAGTATGGAGAGGAAG GCCTGAAGACCGGCGGTGGTTCATCAGGTGGTTCCAGTGGCTCCTTTCACTACACCTTTCACGGGGACCCTCATGCCACCTTTGCCTCCTTCTTTGGTGGCTCCAACCCCTTCGATATCTTCTTTGCCAGCAGCCGCTCCACTCGGCCCTTCAGTGGCTTTGACCCAGATGACATGGATGTGGATGAAGATGAGGACCCATTTGGTGCCTTTGGCCGCTTTGGCTTCAATGGGCTGAGTAGGGGTCCAAGGAGAGCCCCAGAACCACTGTACCCCCGGCGCAAGGTGCAGGACCCGCCCGTGGTGCATGAGCTGCGGGTGTCCCTGGAGGAGATCTACCACGGCTCCACCAAGCGCATGAAGATCACAAGGAGGCGTCTCAACCCTGATGGGAGAACTGTGCGCACCGAGGACAAAATCCTGCACATCGTTATCAAACGTGGCTGGAAGGAAGGTACCAAGATCACCTTCCCCAAAGAGGGGGATGCCACCCCTGACAACATCCCTGCCGACATCGTGTTCGTGCTCAAAGACAAGCCCCATGCCCACTTCCGCCGAGACGGCACCAACGTGCTCTACAGTGCGCTGATCAGCCTCAAGGAG GCTCTGTGTGGCTGCACCGTGAACATTCCTACCATCGATGGCCGAGTGATCCCTTTGCCCTGCAATGACGTCATCAAGCCAGGCACCGTGAAGAGACTTCGTGGGGAGGGCCTTCCCTTCCCCAAAGTGCCCACTCAGCGGGGAGACCTCATTGTGGAGTTCAAAGTCCGCTTCCCAGACAGATTAACACCACAGACACGACAGATCCTTAAGCAGCACTTACCCTGCTCCTAG
- the Dnajb5 gene encoding dnaJ homolog subfamily B member 5 isoform X2, which yields MFKIQLEPLKLRAWTLNGFVKFRNKEPSTGPVAVMGKDYYKILGIPSGANEDEIKKAYRKMALKYHPDKNKEPNAEEKFKEIAEAYDVLSDPKKRSLYDQYGEEGLKTGGGSSGGSSGSFHYTFHGDPHATFASFFGGSNPFDIFFASSRSTRPFSGFDPDDMDVDEDEDPFGAFGRFGFNGLSRGPRRAPEPLYPRRKVQDPPVVHELRVSLEEIYHGSTKRMKITRRRLNPDGRTVRTEDKILHIVIKRGWKEGTKITFPKEGDATPDNIPADIVFVLKDKPHAHFRRDGTNVLYSALISLKEALCGCTVNIPTIDGRVIPLPCNDVIKPGTVKRLRGEGLPFPKVPTQRGDLIVEFKVRFPDRLTPQTRQILKQHLPCS from the exons ATGTTTAAAATTCAGCTGGAGCCCTTAAAACTTCGAGCGTGGACGCTGAATGGGTTTGTAAAGTTTCG AAACAAGGAGCCCAGCACCGGTCCAGTGGCTGTAATGGGAAAAGATTATTACAAGATTCTTGGAATCCCGTCAGGGGCCAATGAGGATGAGATCAAGAAAGCCTATCGGAAGATGGCTCTGAAGTACCACCCAGACAAGAACAAAGAACCCAATGCAGAGGAGAAGTTTAAGGAGATTGCAGAGGCCTATGACGTGCTGAGTGACCCTAAGAAACGGAGTCTGTATGACCAGTATGGAGAGGAAG GCCTGAAGACCGGCGGTGGTTCATCAGGTGGTTCCAGTGGCTCCTTTCACTACACCTTTCACGGGGACCCTCATGCCACCTTTGCCTCCTTCTTTGGTGGCTCCAACCCCTTCGATATCTTCTTTGCCAGCAGCCGCTCCACTCGGCCCTTCAGTGGCTTTGACCCAGATGACATGGATGTGGATGAAGATGAGGACCCATTTGGTGCCTTTGGCCGCTTTGGCTTCAATGGGCTGAGTAGGGGTCCAAGGAGAGCCCCAGAACCACTGTACCCCCGGCGCAAGGTGCAGGACCCGCCCGTGGTGCATGAGCTGCGGGTGTCCCTGGAGGAGATCTACCACGGCTCCACCAAGCGCATGAAGATCACAAGGAGGCGTCTCAACCCTGATGGGAGAACTGTGCGCACCGAGGACAAAATCCTGCACATCGTTATCAAACGTGGCTGGAAGGAAGGTACCAAGATCACCTTCCCCAAAGAGGGGGATGCCACCCCTGACAACATCCCTGCCGACATCGTGTTCGTGCTCAAAGACAAGCCCCATGCCCACTTCCGCCGAGACGGCACCAACGTGCTCTACAGTGCGCTGATCAGCCTCAAGGAG GCTCTGTGTGGCTGCACCGTGAACATTCCTACCATCGATGGCCGAGTGATCCCTTTGCCCTGCAATGACGTCATCAAGCCAGGCACCGTGAAGAGACTTCGTGGGGAGGGCCTTCCCTTCCCCAAAGTGCCCACTCAGCGGGGAGACCTCATTGTGGAGTTCAAAGTCCGCTTCCCAGACAGATTAACACCACAGACACGACAGATCCTTAAGCAGCACTTACCCTGCTCCTAG
- the Dnajb5 gene encoding dnaJ homolog subfamily B member 5 isoform X3: MGKDYYKILGIPSGANEDEIKKAYRKMALKYHPDKNKEPNAEEKFKEIAEAYDVLSDPKKRSLYDQYGEEGLKTGGGSSGGSSGSFHYTFHGDPHATFASFFGGSNPFDIFFASSRSTRPFSGFDPDDMDVDEDEDPFGAFGRFGFNGLSRGPRRAPEPLYPRRKVQDPPVVHELRVSLEEIYHGSTKRMKITRRRLNPDGRTVRTEDKILHIVIKRGWKEGTKITFPKEGDATPDNIPADIVFVLKDKPHAHFRRDGTNVLYSALISLKEALCGCTVNIPTIDGRVIPLPCNDVIKPGTVKRLRGEGLPFPKVPTQRGDLIVEFKVRFPDRLTPQTRQILKQHLPCS, translated from the exons ATGGGAAAAGATTATTACAAGATTCTTGGAATCCCGTCAGGGGCCAATGAGGATGAGATCAAGAAAGCCTATCGGAAGATGGCTCTGAAGTACCACCCAGACAAGAACAAAGAACCCAATGCAGAGGAGAAGTTTAAGGAGATTGCAGAGGCCTATGACGTGCTGAGTGACCCTAAGAAACGGAGTCTGTATGACCAGTATGGAGAGGAAG GCCTGAAGACCGGCGGTGGTTCATCAGGTGGTTCCAGTGGCTCCTTTCACTACACCTTTCACGGGGACCCTCATGCCACCTTTGCCTCCTTCTTTGGTGGCTCCAACCCCTTCGATATCTTCTTTGCCAGCAGCCGCTCCACTCGGCCCTTCAGTGGCTTTGACCCAGATGACATGGATGTGGATGAAGATGAGGACCCATTTGGTGCCTTTGGCCGCTTTGGCTTCAATGGGCTGAGTAGGGGTCCAAGGAGAGCCCCAGAACCACTGTACCCCCGGCGCAAGGTGCAGGACCCGCCCGTGGTGCATGAGCTGCGGGTGTCCCTGGAGGAGATCTACCACGGCTCCACCAAGCGCATGAAGATCACAAGGAGGCGTCTCAACCCTGATGGGAGAACTGTGCGCACCGAGGACAAAATCCTGCACATCGTTATCAAACGTGGCTGGAAGGAAGGTACCAAGATCACCTTCCCCAAAGAGGGGGATGCCACCCCTGACAACATCCCTGCCGACATCGTGTTCGTGCTCAAAGACAAGCCCCATGCCCACTTCCGCCGAGACGGCACCAACGTGCTCTACAGTGCGCTGATCAGCCTCAAGGAG GCTCTGTGTGGCTGCACCGTGAACATTCCTACCATCGATGGCCGAGTGATCCCTTTGCCCTGCAATGACGTCATCAAGCCAGGCACCGTGAAGAGACTTCGTGGGGAGGGCCTTCCCTTCCCCAAAGTGCCCACTCAGCGGGGAGACCTCATTGTGGAGTTCAAAGTCCGCTTCCCAGACAGATTAACACCACAGACACGACAGATCCTTAAGCAGCACTTACCCTGCTCCTAG